CTTATCGTACTCACCCTGGCGTGAATACAAAAGCGCTAGTTTGAACCACACAATAAAAAGATCCGGTTTTAGATCGAGAAATTCTTCATAATTTCCAATTGCTTCTTTCTCGCGTTTCTCCTGTATATAAATCTCTCCCAGAGATAGATACGGAGCGGATTTCGTTGGATCAATTTTTTTTGCTTCTTGATATTGCTCTATTGCTTCATCAGGTTTCCGTGTCAGGAAGTATGTCGCACCCAACAAAACATGCGTTATGTAATCTTTTTGATCTAACGCAACCGCTTTCTTTAAAAACGGAATTGCTTTATCAAACTGCCTCTTATTCAAGAGAAGTGTGCCGATACGAATATTAATCAGGAGTGAATCAGGGTCATAGGTAAGTGCTTTTTGATACCCATCAAGAGCTTTATCAAATTTATATTCTTTTTGAAACAGATTTCCGCGGCAAAAATAATTGAGTGCCGAAGAAAACTGCCCAACATCTCCATATGCGGTTATGGGCACTCCTTGATGTCGATCAGGATATATAATTTCCTGTTCATTCATCAACTCATCTGCACTCACTCCACGAACACATACAAAAAAAACAAGAATTATAGCCAACCGTATTATAGTCTTAGTCACCGATTATCCTTATCTTCCTTTAGGGAAGAGAAAAAATTCTATTTGCTTTATATTCTCTCTCAAAACATGCATACTCACACAATAAAACTATTTCTTCTTGTGACGGTCTCTTTTAAGTCTCTTTTTTCTTTTGTGTTTATTGATCTTTGTTTTACGCTTTTTTCTTCCGCACGGCATACATTCCTCCTTGGATTGCATCTCTTGACTTGTTAGTAAATTACTTTATTTAACGGATATTCTATAATACCTTCTGCACCATGTTTTTTCAGTTCAGGGATAATTTCCCGTACAACTGATTCATCAATAATTGTCTCAATCGCGTGCCACCCATCTTTACTCAATTGAGAAATCGTTGGATTCCTTAACGCGGGTAATTCCTTCAGTATCGTACTTAGAGCATTCTTACTCACATTCATTTTTAATCCAACTTTATTTTCTGCAGTAATAGCTCCCAAAAGTAAGAGTGAAAAATTTTCAAGTTTCTTTCTCTTCCAAGGATTTTTCCACGCAGCTTTATTTGCAATCAACTTTGTCGTTGATTCAGTGATAACATCTACAATACGCAAGTTGTTTGCTCTTAATGATGAGCCAGTCTCTGTAAGTTCAGCAATTGCGTCAACAAGACGTGGCGCCTTTACTTCAGTTGCACCCCATGAAAATTGTACTTCTGCTTTAACTTTATTTTTTTTAAGGTATTGTTTTGTAAGATTAACTGCTTCTGTTGCTATTCGTTTTCCCTCAAGGCCTTTTACACTTTTGATCTTCGAATCATTTGGTACCGCAATAACCCATTTTACCGGTTTCATACCCACTTTCGCATATGCGAGATCTGCAACTTCAACAACATCTGACCCATTTTCCATGATCCAATCACGTCCAGTAATACCGGCATCAAGAATCCCTTCTTCAACATAACGGCTCATTTCCTGTGCTCTGATTAAAAGACCTTCTAATTCAGGATCATTAATAGTCGGTATATACGACCGGCTACCGATATTCACGTTATAACCCGCTTTTTTCAGCATACCGAGCGTAGCTTCCTGCAGGCTTCCTTTTGGTAGTCCTAATTTTAATGTTTTATTCATCATCACTTTCCTTCTGTACTTTAATTATTCTGTTAAGATAATTTTTCTGTTTTCAATTCTCATGTTTCCTTTTACCACTAAATCAATCGCCTGCGGATATATCCTGTGTTCCTCGACCTGAATCCGTTTATGTAAATCCTCCGGAGTATCATCGCTATTAACCGGAACAACTGCCTGACAAATTATCGGACCGGTATCAACATCCTTTTCAACAAAATGAACAGTACATCCAGCGTATTTCACCCCGTAGGTAACAGCCTGTTCCCATGCCTTTAATCCTCTAAATGACGGTAAAAGTGAAGGATGAATATTCACTATCTTCCCCGGAAATGCTAACAGTAACGGGTCTTTAATGACGCGCATAAAACCGGCTAGAACAATAAGCTCTACACCATTTTCACGCAAAACATTTACATATTCTTTCTCAATGTCCGGTTCAAGCCATGTTTTATGCTTGCCAGGACACATATAGAAAGACTTAATACCGCGCTCTTTAGCTTTTTTCAGTATAAGACTATTCTCAACATCACTTATAACAACCGTGATATCAACATCTAAGAGACTACTTTCGGCAGCCTCATAAATAGCATCAAAATTTGATCCTTTACCAGAACCAAGAACACCTATTTTCATAACTTTCCCGCTATCAGTTTCATGTAGATTATAGCTATAAAACACTTTCCGTCAATTAAAATATCACTATCCAGACATAAGACTAGTGATCAGAGGAAAAGAAATATCAAATTATTATTAAATTACTTAAAATTTAATTGACACTGCATACGCATTCACATAGAATTCGTTAAAGAGCGTATAGTAAAAGAAAGGAGCTCCATATGAGCAGTTTATTAAGAAAATTTACCACCGACATCGGCGACAACAAAGGACGAAATGGGGAAGACACTTATTCTCCGCCAAGAAGAGATTTTTCACCGTCACAGAGTTCTGGGCGAGTTGAGAATAAAACAAATCTATGTAGTGATGTTGAATTCAAAGGAACACTTATATTTAAAGACTTTTTAAGGCTTGATGGAAAATTTGAAGGCGAAATAAGCTCACCGGGAACACTTATAATCGGCTCTAATGGCACTATTAAAGCTGATATCAATGTTGGAAACGTTATTGCTGAAGGAAAAGTCTACGGAAACATTACCGCACAAGATAAAATTGAACTTCGTGGAAATGCGCAACTATTCGGTGACATTAAAGCTTCTCGAATCGTCATTACTGAAGGAGTTGTTTTTGTAGGAAAATGTGATGTTAATCCGAACAATAGCGTTGAAGATTCTGCGCCTGAAGAGCATGTTTCTGAAGAACCGCTCGTAAGCAGCAATCAGTCAACAAGCGATCTTTTAAATACGTAAACATAAAATAATATGTTGTTTATACTATAATCGTCTGCTTGCGGTATATTTATACTACGAGTAGTCCAAAACAATATTAGTGATAAAATGTGGCAAGAAAAAACAGTTAACTATAAACATTTTAAGCCAAAACAGTCAACAAATCCTCTTACATCAAATACAAAGCCTGTCGGCAAACAAAAAGAAATAACTTGTCCTCACTGCGGCCTTGAACAAAATGTTACAGAAAGCGCGCTTTCTGTATTTTGCAAGAGCTGTAACAAAAGAATCACTCTAAGCAATCTGACAGGCAACAATAATGATGGTAGCACAAACGTCAAAATGAGTCTTAAGTCTGTTAACTGCTCGAAATGCGACACCAGTCAACAAGTCCCCCATAATGCTCTTTCAAGTTTTTGCAAAAAATGCGGCAATAGAATAAATCTGCAAAATTATGAAATCAAAAGCAAGTTTAACGGAGAACTTAATACCTGCGGAACACTTTTTATTAAAATCGGTGGTGATGTAAAATCAGATATAAACGTAGGAAATGCGGTAATTGAAGGAACTCTGACCGGCAAACTTATTGCTAAAGGTAAAGTCGAACTAAAATCAACGGCAAAGGTATACGGAAAAATAATATCACCACAGCTTATCATGCATGATGGGGCACTATTCGTCGGGACAACACAAGTGCCGCCTGATTTCAAGATACCACCTTTTGAAATATCTCTCTAGAAACGTGTGTTAACTATCGAGAAGTACCTGTATTTTCTCTTGCAGTTCGGGAATCTCTGTCATTGATAAATTAGGATAGGGTATTGAGAACGATTCACCGGTTTTTGTGTGCTCGTACACAAAAACATCGCGTCCGTCTGTGTCATCCTTTATTGTCGACTGTTGCTTAAGTATTCTTTTGCGTTCAAGCATAATAACTAACAGGTAACAAAGCTTTTTGTTCTCATCTGTCATTTCCTTAGCTATATATGTTCTGAGCAAATGTTCAACTTTATCTCTCTTTATAGGATCTTCTTTCGGTGGAACAATAATGAGTTTATATCTGCTTTTCCAATAAGCACTTTCATCTTTTTTTATTTCAGCATCAACGGAACCAAAACATATTTCGCAATAATCTTTCCTCTCTAGCTCATTTCCTTTTAGCACTAAAAAAGAATGATATAATTCCCTATCCTTAAATTCACTATTACAGTTATTACAGTGTTTGCTTAGTTGCTGAATATTCCATTCCATAGCCATGTATATTACACCCTCTTGCAAGATACATCAAAAATATAACCGTCACTCAATGCATCACTACCGTTATGTATTATTCTTTTTTATCTTTTTTACCTTTTTTATCGTCTTCTTCTTTTTTATCATTCTCAGGAACTTTTTCTTCTACTTTCTTTTCATCTTTTGTTTCATCAACATAATTTAATTGCAAGTTAGTTAATATTGAAAGTAACATTTTTGATTCTTCTTCATTTAAATTGCCCTTGGTTTTTTCTTTTATCATAGCTATCATATCTATAGTAGCCTTTGCGCCCTTTAAGTCTTTCTCTACTTTTCCGGTCATAATATTGGCTATTTTACCCAATTGCTGCATTGCAGAACCGGCTAACGCTGAAACAAGTTCAACAAAATATACATTTGTTTTTTCTTCACTCATACACACCCCTTTTCTCGTATGCACATGTTATTTCGGCTCTACCACTACAATAACGTAATCATCATTAACGAAATATTCCTGTGCACTAGTTTTAATATTCTTTTCATTCACGTCTTGTATCTTATCATAATACGTCAGATAGTTGTCGTATCCCAGACCATAAATCTCGTCTAAAGCCGATAACAATGCAAGCTGAGAATTAGATTGCAATTGAATTTTACGGGAACCAATCAATCCATTCTTTATTCGTGTCAGCTCTTTATTCGTTACACCGTCTTTTTTTAAGAGATCAATTTCTTTTTGCATTAAAGAAATAACCTTATCAACCTTTTCCGGTATTGTCCCTACATAAAAGACAAATGCACCCGGATCAATACCTAAAATAAGGAAAGAGCCCACTGCATAGGCAAGCCCTTCCTCTTCACGAACAGCAGAAAACAACCTTGAGCCTTGTCCCGAAAATGCCGCGTCAAGAACTTCTAATGGATATTTATCCTGATTATAAATATCGGGACCACGGAAACCCAAAAGCACAATTGCCTGTTTACCTTCTTTTATTTTCTTTTCCTTAATAATTTTCCTTGGAAACTCTAACTTTGTGTTTTTGAAATGAAGATTCGTTTTCTTAAGCTCTCCAAAATGTTTGCGTACAGTATTTTCAATCTCCTGGGCATTCACATCTCCAAACACCGAAAGAACCATGTTATCCGGAACAATATATTTTTCGTGAAACTTCTTTAACGCCTTGCGATCAATCATATCGACACTTTCCTTTGAGCCTATGGAAAGATATTGATAGGGATGCCCCTTAAACATGGTCTCTCTGAAAAGCTTTGAAGCCGCCTGAAATGGCTGGTCTTCTATAGCCTTTATATTTAAGAGTATCATTTCCTTTTCTCTCTCAATATCTTTCTGAGCAAAAAGAGGACTTACTAATACGTCCTTCAAAATATCAAAAGCTATATCTTTATTGTCTGATAAGATATCAATTGCAACTCCAAAACTATTACTCCCGGAATAACTTGATATACCCCCACCGGCAGATTCAATCGTTTCCGCAACCTCTTGGGCTGTACGATTCTTCGTACCCTTAAGCAACAACTGCGCGCACATATTGGAAATACCGTTATTATCGTCGTTTTCAACCAGTACTCCGCCCCGCATAATCGCCTTTATACTCACCGTTGGTAATGTACGGTCTTCTTTAATAAGCAGTATAAGCCCATTAGGCAATGTATATTTTTTTATCGCCGATACCTTTTTTGTTTTAACTGTTTTTTCTTTTGTTTCCTGTTTGAATTTTTGCGGAACAAGCGAGACAATACTACGGTTATCTTCAAGAAAATATTTTTGTGCAACACGCTTTATGTCTTCTTTGGTAACTTTCTGTATCTTCTGAACATAATCCTTAGAATAATGACAGTTTCCCGTGGCCACTTCGTTATAACCGATATCTGAAGCCTGCCCAGAAACAGTTTCCATTGAGAAAAAGTACTCGCTAATTATGAGTTTTTTAACTTTTTCGAGCTCGTTCTTGCTGACATATTCATTTTTTATGGCATCAATCTGCTTTTGGATCTCATCGCCAACACGGACAATGTTTTTCGGATCGAATGTTGCCGTTACCGCAAAGACTCCGGGATAAATCGGAGTAAACGACCAGGAACTAATGGAACTCACAAGCGACAACTTTTCGCGTAATGTGCGGTACAAACGAGAGCTTCTTCCTTGTCCGAGAATCATTGAAAGTACATCAAGCGCATATTTGTCATTGTGCTTAAGATCAGTCGTATGATACCCGGAAAAATAGTATACTTTATTGATATCAGCAGTTTCAACGAGCGTCCTGTCTCCAAGTTGCTGCGGTTCTCGCGGAACGAACACAGGCTTATCTATGCCTCGCGGAAATTCTTTAAACAGTTCCTGTAAATACTTTTTGGTCTCTTTTTGAGCAAAATCTCCTGCGGCAACAAACACAATATTATTGGGAACATAGCGCGTTTTATAATAATTAATGAGATCTTCCCTTGTAAGGGTCTTAAAAACACTTTCGTAGCCAATAATAGGATCTTTATACGGATGAACCGTGAACATTGTATTAAAAAGCATTTTAAAAATTCTTCTTTGAGGATCGTCGTCATTCATATTTATCTCTTTAAGAATTACCGAACGCTCCTTTTCAACTTCGCGGGCGTCAAATTGCGAATGCATCAGCACGTCACTCAATATTTCACATGCATTGTGAAAATATCTACTATCGATGCTTACCGTGTAGACCGTATAATCAAACGAGGTGTGCGCATTGATTTCACCGCCATAAAACTGTATTTCCTTTGCAATATCACCAACTTTTCTTTTCTTTGTTCCTTTAAAAAGCATATGTTCAAGGAAATGAGATATACCGCCTCCTGCATATTTATCTTCTGTTACACTGCCAGTCTTTATC
This sequence is a window from Candidatus Ancaeobacter aquaticus. Protein-coding genes within it:
- the hisG gene encoding ATP phosphoribosyltransferase, whose amino-acid sequence is MMNKTLKLGLPKGSLQEATLGMLKKAGYNVNIGSRSYIPTINDPELEGLLIRAQEMSRYVEEGILDAGITGRDWIMENGSDVVEVADLAYAKVGMKPVKWVIAVPNDSKIKSVKGLEGKRIATEAVNLTKQYLKKNKVKAEVQFSWGATEVKAPRLVDAIAELTETGSSLRANNLRIVDVITESTTKLIANKAAWKNPWKRKKLENFSLLLLGAITAENKVGLKMNVSKNALSTILKELPALRNPTISQLSKDGWHAIETIIDESVVREIIPELKKHGAEGIIEYPLNKVIY
- a CDS encoding polymer-forming cytoskeletal protein; translation: MWQEKTVNYKHFKPKQSTNPLTSNTKPVGKQKEITCPHCGLEQNVTESALSVFCKSCNKRITLSNLTGNNNDGSTNVKMSLKSVNCSKCDTSQQVPHNALSSFCKKCGNRINLQNYEIKSKFNGELNTCGTLFIKIGGDVKSDINVGNAVIEGTLTGKLIAKGKVELKSTAKVYGKIISPQLIMHDGALFVGTTQVPPDFKIPPFEISL
- a CDS encoding polymer-forming cytoskeletal protein, with the translated sequence MSSLLRKFTTDIGDNKGRNGEDTYSPPRRDFSPSQSSGRVENKTNLCSDVEFKGTLIFKDFLRLDGKFEGEISSPGTLIIGSNGTIKADINVGNVIAEGKVYGNITAQDKIELRGNAQLFGDIKASRIVITEGVVFVGKCDVNPNNSVEDSAPEEHVSEEPLVSSNQSTSDLLNT
- the purN gene encoding phosphoribosylglycinamide formyltransferase, with amino-acid sequence MKIGVLGSGKGSNFDAIYEAAESSLLDVDITVVISDVENSLILKKAKERGIKSFYMCPGKHKTWLEPDIEKEYVNVLRENGVELIVLAGFMRVIKDPLLLAFPGKIVNIHPSLLPSFRGLKAWEQAVTYGVKYAGCTVHFVEKDVDTGPIICQAVVPVNSDDTPEDLHKRIQVEEHRIYPQAIDLVVKGNMRIENRKIILTE
- a CDS encoding DUF1844 domain-containing protein, which codes for MSEEKTNVYFVELVSALAGSAMQQLGKIANIMTGKVEKDLKGAKATIDMIAMIKEKTKGNLNEEESKMLLSILTNLQLNYVDETKDEKKVEEKVPENDKKEEDDKKGKKDKKE
- a CDS encoding pitrilysin family protein gives rise to the protein MKKIILQLMVLCIVIMVGKQGIGKDGTVMEKICEGKKANRYVLDNGMTLLLKEDHKNPVSAIEVWIKTGSVTEDKYAGGGISHFLEHMLFKGTKKRKVGDIAKEIQFYGGEINAHTSFDYTVYTVSIDSRYFHNACEILSDVLMHSQFDAREVEKERSVILKEINMNDDDPQRRIFKMLFNTMFTVHPYKDPIIGYESVFKTLTREDLINYYKTRYVPNNIVFVAAGDFAQKETKKYLQELFKEFPRGIDKPVFVPREPQQLGDRTLVETADINKVYYFSGYHTTDLKHNDKYALDVLSMILGQGRSSRLYRTLREKLSLVSSISSWSFTPIYPGVFAVTATFDPKNIVRVGDEIQKQIDAIKNEYVSKNELEKVKKLIISEYFFSMETVSGQASDIGYNEVATGNCHYSKDYVQKIQKVTKEDIKRVAQKYFLEDNRSIVSLVPQKFKQETKEKTVKTKKVSAIKKYTLPNGLILLIKEDRTLPTVSIKAIMRGGVLVENDDNNGISNMCAQLLLKGTKNRTAQEVAETIESAGGGISSYSGSNSFGVAIDILSDNKDIAFDILKDVLVSPLFAQKDIEREKEMILLNIKAIEDQPFQAASKLFRETMFKGHPYQYLSIGSKESVDMIDRKALKKFHEKYIVPDNMVLSVFGDVNAQEIENTVRKHFGELKKTNLHFKNTKLEFPRKIIKEKKIKEGKQAIVLLGFRGPDIYNQDKYPLEVLDAAFSGQGSRLFSAVREEEGLAYAVGSFLILGIDPGAFVFYVGTIPEKVDKVISLMQKEIDLLKKDGVTNKELTRIKNGLIGSRKIQLQSNSQLALLSALDEIYGLGYDNYLTYYDKIQDVNEKNIKTSAQEYFVNDDYVIVVVEPK